The proteins below come from a single Desulfitobacterium metallireducens DSM 15288 genomic window:
- a CDS encoding zinc-ribbon domain containing protein, with protein sequence MFQDKILTCRDCGQEFTFSASEQEFYAEKGFENEPGRCPSCRQARKAANNGGRRSGGFGARPQRQMYPATCSNCGVETEVPFQPSGEKPVYCRDCYQSMRRY encoded by the coding sequence GTGTTTCAAGACAAAATTTTAACCTGCCGCGATTGTGGCCAAGAATTTACCTTTTCTGCAAGCGAACAAGAATTCTATGCTGAAAAAGGATTTGAGAATGAACCTGGTCGTTGCCCTTCATGCCGCCAAGCTCGTAAAGCTGCTAACAATGGTGGAAGAAGAAGCGGAGGCTTTGGAGCTCGTCCTCAACGTCAAATGTATCCAGCTACTTGCTCCAATTGTGGAGTTGAAACGGAAGTTCCGTTCCAACCTTCTGGCGAAAAACCAGTATATTGCCGCGATTGCTATCAATCAATGCGCCGTTATTAA
- a CDS encoding thioredoxin family protein gives MSLLSEKDAADIRKLFNEQLAEPVILRLFVQDNTKPGECMYCKETEQLAQEITNLSDKIRFELHQYPTEENYVKQYDVERVPALILESSAGQDTGVRFYGIPSGYEFGTLIEDIVDISTGKTKLSPDLISQVENVQKDVTIKVFTTPT, from the coding sequence TTGAGTCTACTTTCAGAAAAAGATGCTGCTGACATCCGAAAACTCTTTAACGAACAACTTGCTGAGCCTGTTATTTTACGTTTATTTGTTCAGGATAATACTAAACCCGGGGAATGTATGTATTGTAAAGAGACGGAGCAGTTGGCTCAGGAAATTACTAACTTAAGCGATAAAATTCGTTTCGAATTGCATCAATATCCTACTGAAGAAAATTATGTTAAGCAGTATGATGTTGAGCGAGTTCCCGCGCTTATCCTTGAAAGTTCAGCTGGACAGGACACGGGTGTACGCTTTTATGGTATTCCCTCAGGATATGAATTTGGAACATTGATTGAAGATATCGTAGACATTTCTACGGGCAAGACAAAGCTATCTCCTGATCTCATCAGTCAGGTGGAAAATGTGCAGAAAGATGTTACCATTAAAGTCTTTACAACCCCCACTTGA
- the feoB gene encoding ferrous iron transport protein B, whose amino-acid sequence MESLKIALVGNPNVGKSTVFNYLTGLNQQVGNWTGKTVERKAGYFKVKDQTVELVDLPGTYSLTAYSQEEIVTREYILNEKPDVVVAMLDASNIERNLYLLLQILELTTNVVIGLNMMDLAVTSGITISAPKLSQTLNLPVIEVIATKGKGIKELLQEAINLSHLPEAPQPVVMKYPEELEAKIKAIEAELPESGEFPRRWLALKFMEDDQALKKTPPESVRKLLTEWNISGWNEAKLEMAITDAKYQFIGSLMPDFVRYNQDKGENWTQRLDRWALSPIWGYPILLAILVIVFWFSFVASAPFGDLISRFMGWVAGALVALLQMVGAPQSLQSLIRDGIFAGVGAVFAFVPQIGMFFIFYSILQDSGYLARAAFLGDRFMQAMGLHGKSFFSFVSSYGCNVPGIMATRTLENPKDRLITILLNPLIPCVPRLGVMSAVVAAFFPGGRGALVMVSLLGLSLLLIIFSSFLFRKTVIQIEKSAFVMELPLYHRPTIRNVLLPAWQKTFNFMKRAWTFILVASIIIWFLSSFPTGVSMEQTWAGKLGSALAVIGSPLGFDWRIMVAILFGFTAKETTLSTLGILYGVTADSPQSIAQAMTGAMTPLVAFTFLVVYMIYIPCLATVVTMHKEIGSLRWTGFGVVYNLLLSFGAGWLVLQLGHVLGF is encoded by the coding sequence ATGGAAAGTCTGAAAATCGCCCTTGTCGGTAATCCAAATGTCGGCAAAAGTACGGTTTTCAATTATTTGACGGGCTTAAATCAACAGGTGGGTAATTGGACAGGTAAAACGGTTGAACGTAAAGCAGGCTATTTTAAGGTGAAGGACCAGACCGTTGAATTAGTGGACCTTCCAGGGACGTATAGCTTGACAGCATATTCTCAAGAGGAAATCGTAACGCGTGAATATATCCTCAATGAAAAACCGGATGTCGTTGTGGCAATGCTCGATGCCTCAAATATTGAACGAAACCTATACTTACTTTTACAAATTCTCGAATTAACGACTAATGTTGTAATTGGTCTTAATATGATGGACTTAGCTGTAACATCAGGGATTACCATTTCAGCCCCCAAATTGAGCCAGACTCTTAATCTTCCCGTGATTGAGGTTATAGCGACTAAAGGCAAGGGAATTAAGGAGCTCTTACAGGAGGCTATCAACCTAAGCCATCTGCCTGAAGCTCCTCAACCTGTGGTCATGAAATATCCAGAGGAGCTGGAAGCGAAGATAAAGGCGATAGAAGCTGAACTGCCGGAGAGTGGAGAATTCCCTCGACGCTGGCTTGCTCTTAAATTTATGGAGGATGATCAGGCGCTTAAGAAAACACCTCCTGAATCGGTAAGAAAATTGTTAACAGAGTGGAATATTTCGGGATGGAATGAGGCCAAACTGGAAATGGCGATCACGGATGCAAAATATCAATTCATTGGTTCGCTTATGCCAGACTTTGTTAGGTATAATCAAGATAAGGGTGAAAATTGGACTCAAAGGTTAGATCGCTGGGCTTTGTCACCTATCTGGGGGTATCCGATCCTTCTCGCAATTTTGGTTATCGTATTTTGGTTCTCTTTTGTAGCAAGTGCTCCTTTTGGTGACCTTATCTCGCGTTTTATGGGTTGGGTAGCGGGAGCTCTTGTTGCTCTATTGCAAATGGTTGGAGCACCCCAATCTCTTCAAAGTTTAATTCGGGATGGGATATTTGCAGGGGTAGGCGCGGTGTTCGCTTTTGTTCCGCAAATTGGGATGTTTTTTATCTTTTACTCTATTTTGCAGGATAGTGGCTACTTAGCAAGAGCGGCTTTTCTCGGGGACCGATTTATGCAAGCAATGGGGCTTCATGGAAAATCCTTTTTCTCTTTCGTATCGAGTTATGGATGTAATGTTCCGGGAATCATGGCGACGCGGACGTTGGAAAATCCAAAGGATCGACTAATAACGATCCTTCTTAATCCTTTAATTCCATGTGTTCCTCGCTTAGGAGTTATGAGCGCGGTCGTAGCAGCATTTTTCCCCGGAGGAAGGGGAGCCTTAGTGATGGTGAGCCTTTTAGGATTAAGTCTCCTTTTAATCATTTTTTCATCTTTTCTCTTTCGAAAGACAGTTATCCAAATAGAAAAATCTGCCTTTGTTATGGAATTACCCCTTTATCACCGGCCAACGATTCGCAATGTGTTGCTTCCAGCCTGGCAGAAAACCTTTAACTTTATGAAGAGAGCATGGACTTTTATCTTAGTCGCTTCCATTATTATTTGGTTTTTAAGTTCTTTTCCTACGGGTGTCTCTATGGAACAAACTTGGGCAGGAAAACTTGGAAGTGCCTTGGCTGTTATAGGCAGTCCGCTGGGATTTGATTGGCGGATTATGGTTGCGATATTGTTTGGTTTTACAGCGAAGGAAACAACGTTGTCCACGTTGGGAATTTTATATGGTGTTACAGCGGATTCTCCTCAATCAATCGCTCAGGCCATGACGGGGGCCATGACCCCGTTAGTTGCTTTTACGTTTTTAGTGGTTTATATGATTTATATTCCTTGTTTAGCTACTGTTGTAACAATGCATAAAGAAATCGGGAGTTTGCGATGGACAGGTTTCGGAGTCGTTTATAATCTGCTTTTGAGCTTTGGGGCAGGTTGGCTGGTTTTACAATTGGGACATGTTTTAGGGTTTTAA
- a CDS encoding late competence development ComFB family protein — MYELKNHMESVAQQALKEYMTKVSLPCTCERCLADILALTLNQLPAKYYVSLKGEILTQWESQSRPDQAKVIAAVARAAKQVEITPSHS, encoded by the coding sequence ATGTATGAATTAAAAAATCACATGGAATCGGTTGCCCAACAAGCTCTTAAAGAATATATGACCAAAGTTTCCCTGCCCTGTACATGTGAACGTTGCCTTGCCGATATTCTAGCACTCACATTAAATCAACTTCCAGCCAAATACTATGTGTCCTTAAAAGGAGAAATTCTAACCCAATGGGAAAGTCAATCACGCCCTGACCAAGCTAAGGTTATTGCAGCTGTGGCCAGGGCAGCCAAACAAGTAGAGATTACCCCTTCACATTCCTAA
- a CDS encoding VanW family protein → MKKRKFYVVFGVLFLQIVTSITLATSVTYGMDYAKAPQGFQVWGIDLSGLNQEEAYQRLEGEMPSEVSYQDSMYPLTVTQSQEGLRDWLNSQFAPESNSWWVNALNNLKRMGPKQLSPEFLDRNEIYPQLENMAQQINQQGMPASIQMQTGHFTIQKGSPTIVMDVPASWEKLNQSGGSKSVPLVVNSQEIAPNEKDLQKIKDKIGDYTTFFDSTNGPRTNNVFLAAKALDGQLIKPGGEFSFNQIVGKRDKEKGYLPAYTFVDQKVVLDDGGGICQDSSTLYHAVRQAQLQVLERNTHSLPVTYVPKGQDATVAYGLLDFRFRNTTRGYVYLDVRMGSNWLRIQIYGVADAEHPVLAEPDGYPIKPEFDMK, encoded by the coding sequence ATGAAGAAACGAAAGTTTTATGTGGTTTTTGGGGTCTTATTTTTGCAAATTGTGACTTCAATTACATTGGCCACCTCAGTCACCTATGGCATGGACTATGCTAAAGCTCCTCAAGGTTTTCAAGTTTGGGGGATCGACTTATCAGGCCTAAATCAGGAAGAAGCGTATCAACGCCTCGAAGGAGAAATGCCCAGTGAGGTTTCTTATCAAGATTCGATGTATCCTCTCACGGTTACTCAGTCTCAAGAGGGTTTACGGGATTGGTTAAATAGTCAATTTGCCCCTGAAAGTAACTCTTGGTGGGTTAATGCTTTAAACAATCTGAAACGAATGGGGCCCAAACAATTATCTCCAGAGTTCCTAGATAGGAATGAAATATACCCTCAATTGGAGAATATGGCCCAGCAAATTAATCAGCAAGGAATGCCTGCAAGTATTCAGATGCAGACTGGACACTTTACGATTCAGAAAGGCTCACCTACAATTGTGATGGATGTTCCTGCTTCCTGGGAGAAACTTAACCAAAGCGGGGGTTCAAAGTCTGTACCGCTGGTTGTAAATTCCCAAGAGATTGCACCCAATGAAAAAGACTTGCAGAAAATTAAAGATAAAATAGGAGATTATACGACTTTTTTTGATTCAACAAATGGGCCGAGGACTAATAACGTTTTTTTAGCGGCTAAAGCATTAGACGGTCAGCTAATTAAGCCAGGTGGGGAGTTCTCCTTTAATCAGATTGTGGGGAAGCGGGATAAAGAAAAAGGCTACTTGCCAGCCTACACTTTTGTGGATCAAAAGGTTGTTTTGGATGATGGGGGCGGAATCTGTCAGGATTCTAGTACTCTTTATCATGCGGTGCGACAAGCTCAACTTCAAGTTTTGGAAAGAAATACTCATTCCTTACCGGTGACATATGTTCCAAAAGGACAGGATGCCACTGTGGCCTATGGGTTATTAGATTTTCGTTTTCGTAATACGACTCGAGGTTATGTTTACCTTGATGTACGCATGGGAAGCAATTGGCTTCGTATTCAGATTTATGGAGTTGCTGATGCGGAACACCCCGTTCTTGCTGAACCTGATGGCTATCCGATAAAACCAGAGTTTGATATGAAATGA
- a CDS encoding citrate transporter, which produces MTLFWKNPPVLSAAIGLFVVGFAYSRNPLESIQISFRALSLATTNLLSVILLIGIVVALTRLLKDTGADQRIVQPLLRLNRLSTAYWLIGIAMWILTLMIWPTPAITLLGAVVVPALKKVGLNPLGLALSLTLFGEGLGLSGDFIIQGAPSLLSKSTGIPVPVLINESLLIVLSSGLLAVLTGSLLLKFKLKDDSSPCTLKDKNLEPTKVLVKARIRHSPNIIKGLNRVTEEIDLKKSRILGLIAIFCYGLTVLFMFFFKIRGDAASALVGGTTLLILCIGVFIQERRKAFTSFVGYLKDGLRFSIGIFVPIVVMSSFFFLGTKTGFQQIFHNDGQGFFSDFAYRLSEFIPLNSWSVGGIIVLVAILGSMDGSGFSSLPLVGGIAIALSQAAQLPAVPFAILGQIIGIWTGAALIPWGFSSVTSAITEVDSRTLFRLTLPCYLVAIITAFFLTMLRI; this is translated from the coding sequence TTGACACTATTTTGGAAAAATCCTCCTGTCTTATCGGCTGCTATTGGGTTATTTGTGGTCGGTTTTGCTTATTCTAGAAATCCTCTTGAATCTATTCAAATCTCTTTTCGAGCATTGAGTTTGGCGACGACTAATTTATTGTCAGTTATCCTGTTAATTGGGATTGTCGTAGCCTTAACACGTCTTCTAAAGGATACAGGGGCAGACCAAAGAATTGTGCAACCCTTATTACGTTTGAATCGACTGAGTACTGCTTACTGGTTAATCGGAATTGCAATGTGGATTTTAACCTTAATGATTTGGCCCACTCCGGCAATTACTTTATTAGGGGCAGTTGTTGTTCCCGCACTTAAGAAAGTTGGACTTAACCCGTTGGGGCTTGCTTTGAGTTTAACCCTTTTTGGAGAAGGATTGGGTTTATCCGGCGATTTTATTATTCAAGGAGCGCCGTCTTTATTGAGTAAATCGACAGGTATTCCTGTACCTGTTCTGATCAATGAATCTTTGCTCATTGTTTTAAGCAGTGGTTTACTGGCTGTCCTTACTGGGAGCTTACTCTTAAAATTCAAGTTGAAAGACGATAGCAGTCCATGTACTTTGAAAGATAAGAATCTAGAGCCCACGAAGGTCTTGGTAAAGGCGCGTATACGGCATTCTCCAAATATCATAAAGGGCTTAAATAGGGTAACGGAAGAGATAGACTTGAAAAAGTCTAGAATTCTAGGGCTAATCGCTATTTTTTGTTATGGCTTAACTGTCCTTTTTATGTTCTTCTTCAAAATCCGGGGGGATGCTGCAAGTGCATTAGTCGGGGGTACGACTCTACTAATTCTTTGTATAGGGGTTTTTATTCAGGAGCGCCGGAAAGCATTTACAAGCTTTGTAGGATATTTGAAAGATGGACTGCGCTTTTCAATTGGGATTTTTGTTCCGATTGTGGTCATGTCCAGTTTCTTTTTTTTAGGAACTAAAACAGGGTTTCAACAAATATTTCATAATGATGGACAGGGCTTTTTTAGCGATTTTGCTTATCGATTATCCGAATTTATCCCCTTAAATTCATGGTCGGTGGGTGGAATTATTGTGTTGGTGGCTATTCTGGGATCGATGGATGGATCCGGATTTTCCTCCTTACCTCTTGTGGGAGGAATTGCTATTGCCTTATCACAGGCTGCTCAGTTACCAGCAGTTCCTTTTGCAATTCTTGGTCAGATTATTGGAATTTGGACTGGAGCAGCGCTTATTCCTTGGGGCTTTAGCTCGGTAACATCGGCAATAACTGAAGTAGATTCAAGAACGTTATTCCGTTTGACGTTACCTTGTTATCTTGTGGCTATAATTACTGCATTTTTTTTGACAATGTTGAGGATTTAA
- a CDS encoding demethylmenaquinone methyltransferase: MDFSGKDKATYVQETFNSIAKRYDLMNTLMSFGLDKGWRRKAVRTVEAKSGMHMLDVCCGTGQLSIEIAGAIGASGKVTGLDFSENMLERAQENIYSSPFQSVITLMQGDAMQLPFPDNTFDGATVGWGLRNLPNLEQGVKEMYRVVKPGSMVVSLDMAKPTLPVFKQGYWFYFDKLVPWMGKIWAGKARAYQYLHDSAVEFPPQQELAQIFTRCGLVETRYQNLLGGVVAIVSGRKA; the protein is encoded by the coding sequence ATGGATTTTTCCGGAAAAGATAAAGCGACCTATGTACAAGAAACGTTTAATTCGATCGCCAAACGCTACGATTTGATGAACACACTGATGAGTTTTGGATTAGATAAGGGGTGGCGGCGGAAGGCAGTACGTACTGTTGAAGCCAAATCTGGCATGCATATGCTAGATGTCTGCTGTGGAACGGGACAGCTATCGATAGAAATTGCTGGAGCGATAGGAGCGTCAGGTAAGGTAACAGGCTTGGATTTTTCTGAAAACATGTTAGAAAGAGCCCAAGAAAATATATATTCCTCACCCTTTCAATCCGTAATTACGTTGATGCAGGGAGATGCTATGCAACTGCCATTTCCTGATAATACGTTTGATGGAGCAACGGTTGGCTGGGGACTCAGAAATTTGCCAAACCTTGAACAAGGAGTTAAAGAAATGTACCGCGTGGTTAAGCCCGGTTCTATGGTTGTCTCGTTAGATATGGCCAAACCGACGCTACCCGTCTTTAAGCAGGGATATTGGTTTTACTTTGATAAGCTTGTACCGTGGATGGGGAAAATATGGGCTGGTAAAGCAAGGGCCTATCAATACCTTCACGATTCAGCTGTGGAATTTCCTCCTCAACAAGAGTTAGCACAAATTTTTACGCGTTGCGGTTTAGTGGAGACACGTTATCAAAATTTGTTGGGTGGCGTTGTCGCGATAGTAAGTGGAAGAAAAGCTTAA
- a CDS encoding PRC-barrel domain-containing protein — MKASKEIKGLRIISIADGTQVGVIKDLILNPKTGSLDFFIIDQPADYFGAKVIPFNDIVGLGEFAVTIPDPQVIQDVSQNLEAQELLKQDVNVIGTKVLTKKGSLIGEVQEYLVDEEKGKISACIFVTPDGNTREVAAQDIITFGKELLIIDVVYTETLVGEAGVVTDGAQSITQSIETVPFLTEEILTETHQESSTEFNLFEQRQLQYFIGKTVDKNIVLDNGETLNTGEPMSDEIIRKITSRNKLMEITSYLHKN, encoded by the coding sequence ATGAAAGCAAGTAAAGAAATTAAAGGATTGCGAATCATTAGCATAGCAGATGGAACACAAGTTGGAGTTATCAAAGATTTGATTTTAAATCCTAAAACGGGGAGTCTAGACTTTTTTATCATTGATCAGCCAGCTGACTATTTTGGAGCCAAGGTAATCCCTTTTAATGATATCGTCGGATTAGGTGAATTTGCTGTGACGATTCCAGACCCTCAGGTCATTCAAGATGTTTCTCAAAATCTTGAGGCACAAGAACTTTTGAAACAAGATGTAAATGTTATTGGAACAAAAGTTTTAACCAAAAAAGGAAGTTTAATCGGAGAAGTACAAGAATACCTTGTTGATGAAGAAAAGGGTAAAATTTCAGCTTGTATTTTCGTAACTCCTGATGGTAATACCAGAGAAGTCGCTGCGCAAGATATTATTACCTTCGGCAAAGAACTACTGATCATTGATGTTGTTTATACAGAAACTCTTGTAGGTGAGGCGGGGGTAGTTACAGATGGAGCTCAATCGATTACACAATCAATTGAAACCGTACCTTTCCTAACAGAGGAGATTCTTACAGAAACTCATCAAGAGAGCAGTACGGAGTTTAATCTTTTTGAACAGCGTCAGTTGCAGTACTTTATTGGAAAAACTGTAGATAAGAATATCGTTTTGGATAATGGAGAAACCCTTAATACTGGCGAACCAATGAGCGATGAGATTATACGCAAAATTACTTCACGCAACAAACTCATGGAAATCACGTCATACCTCCATAAAAATTAA
- a CDS encoding FeoA family protein: MDYSLNLLQPGEKAHIRSVLDKGALRRRMMDMGLVPGAEVEVIRLAPWGGPMQIRVKGYYLAMRLSECAKILIDHN, encoded by the coding sequence ATGGACTATTCACTAAACCTGCTCCAACCTGGGGAAAAGGCACATATCCGGTCTGTTCTGGATAAGGGAGCGTTGCGACGCCGCATGATGGATATGGGGTTAGTACCTGGAGCTGAAGTAGAAGTGATCCGATTGGCTCCTTGGGGTGGGCCCATGCAAATTCGTGTAAAGGGATATTATTTAGCAATGCGTCTTTCAGAGTGTGCTAAGATTCTCATCGATCATAATTGA
- a CDS encoding glycosyl hydrolase family 18 protein, giving the protein MAPPVWVPSAQRLIERRLWVLGYTAEDYPEDRRSLESIRRYHTHLDTIAHFAYRLGEDASLQGEFNSTLIQECSSYGVSPLVLIHNFNGQIFDPQPLRSVLSSSTLQERCMQNLLNLLPNGVAGVHIDFEGIEAAYRVAYNTFLESLRETLHARGFLLTISIPAKRSEWEAPGYDFATIGRTCDVLTLMTYDEHYSGGEAGSIASLPWMTQALDYAIQFIPHDKILIGIPAYGYDWSNGPTKMIPMNDIPTLVQQTNARILWDDPAVEPYFYYWQGRTRHTVWFESELAAKIRLSFVKNYRLRGIAIWRLGYESRRFWQAVSSKLK; this is encoded by the coding sequence ATGGCTCCACCCGTTTGGGTCCCATCTGCACAACGATTAATAGAAAGACGTCTTTGGGTTCTCGGGTATACGGCAGAAGACTATCCTGAGGATCGGCGTTCGTTAGAATCGATTCGTCGCTACCATACACATCTTGATACGATTGCCCACTTTGCTTATCGATTAGGAGAGGATGCTTCATTACAAGGCGAGTTTAACTCTACTCTAATCCAAGAATGTTCATCTTACGGAGTTTCACCGTTAGTTCTCATTCACAATTTTAACGGGCAAATTTTCGATCCCCAACCCTTGCGTTCTGTCCTATCTTCTTCAACACTTCAGGAACGGTGTATGCAAAACCTTCTTAATCTACTCCCTAATGGCGTAGCTGGTGTGCATATTGACTTTGAAGGAATAGAAGCTGCTTATCGAGTGGCCTATAACACGTTTCTCGAATCTCTGCGTGAGACTCTCCATGCTAGAGGATTTCTACTAACCATTTCTATTCCAGCCAAACGCTCGGAATGGGAGGCTCCTGGGTATGATTTTGCTACCATTGGTCGGACCTGTGATGTTCTAACCCTTATGACTTATGATGAACATTATTCCGGAGGTGAAGCAGGCTCGATTGCTTCCCTACCTTGGATGACTCAAGCTTTGGATTATGCGATTCAATTTATACCTCATGATAAAATTCTCATCGGAATACCGGCTTATGGTTATGATTGGTCCAACGGTCCCACTAAAATGATTCCGATGAATGACATACCTACACTCGTCCAGCAAACCAATGCTCGTATTCTATGGGATGACCCGGCGGTCGAGCCCTACTTTTATTATTGGCAGGGACGCACTCGTCATACGGTTTGGTTTGAAAGTGAATTAGCAGCAAAAATCCGCCTTAGCTTCGTCAAAAATTATCGTCTCCGCGGAATTGCAATTTGGCGTTTGGGGTATGAGTCACGTCGTTTTTGGCAAGCTGTAAGTAGTAAATTGAAGTGA
- a CDS encoding YigZ family protein, which yields MVSYLTILEKGNWEQTIDKSRFISLVFPVKTVEEVNLGLEKARQLYPNARHYVYAYRLYEGKLEKSTDDGEPQGTGGRPVLDVLQFRELWDVLVVVIRYFGGILLGTGGLTRAYGGTARQLLDQLEVSRLVSHTIYEVEAGYNWYETLKYQYRLNNWVTGSEDFSATVKVEVFVRDEERQKFEERLAEFTEREVVCREKGSILRAESVGSRC from the coding sequence ATAGTGAGTTATTTAACGATTTTAGAGAAGGGGAATTGGGAACAGACGATTGATAAATCACGGTTTATCTCACTCGTGTTCCCTGTAAAAACTGTCGAAGAGGTCAATCTGGGCTTAGAGAAGGCTCGACAACTTTATCCTAATGCTCGACATTATGTTTATGCTTATCGCCTTTATGAAGGTAAGCTTGAAAAATCAACCGATGATGGTGAGCCACAAGGCACGGGTGGAAGACCTGTTTTAGATGTTTTGCAGTTTCGCGAGTTATGGGATGTATTAGTGGTTGTCATCCGCTACTTTGGAGGAATTCTTTTAGGGACAGGAGGGCTAACGCGAGCCTATGGTGGAACTGCACGGCAACTCTTAGACCAACTTGAGGTGAGTCGTTTAGTTTCACATACGATTTATGAAGTGGAAGCAGGGTATAATTGGTATGAGACTTTAAAATACCAGTATCGACTCAACAACTGGGTGACGGGAAGTGAGGATTTTTCTGCTACGGTTAAGGTTGAAGTATTCGTCCGTGATGAAGAAAGACAAAAATTCGAAGAGCGGTTAGCAGAATTTACAGAACGCGAAGTCGTTTGTCGTGAAAAAGGAAGCATATTACGTGCAGAGTCAGTTGGGTCTCGTTGTTAA
- a CDS encoding thioesterase family protein — protein sequence MFIDLKVGLKGRAENVVYEANTAKSMRSGSLDVFATPALVALMEAAAVNALQFEAGESSVGTALEIIHSAATPIGMKVWAEAVLVEVDRRRLVFEIDAYDEVEKIGSGRHERFIIQEDRFLSKANQKSGNLKNQ from the coding sequence ATGTTTATAGATCTTAAAGTTGGATTAAAGGGTCGAGCCGAAAATGTGGTATATGAAGCAAATACGGCTAAAAGTATGAGAAGCGGGTCCTTAGACGTTTTTGCAACTCCCGCTCTAGTTGCCCTCATGGAAGCTGCAGCAGTTAATGCGTTACAATTTGAGGCTGGGGAATCTAGCGTGGGGACAGCTCTAGAGATTATCCATTCTGCAGCTACGCCTATCGGTATGAAGGTGTGGGCTGAGGCTGTTTTAGTTGAAGTGGATCGTCGGCGCTTGGTTTTTGAGATAGACGCATATGATGAAGTTGAAAAAATTGGATCAGGACGGCACGAAAGGTTTATCATTCAAGAAGACCGATTCCTTAGTAAGGCCAATCAGAAATCAGGGAACTTAAAAAATCAGTAA
- a CDS encoding FeoC-like transcriptional regulator encodes MLSEVLKIMDQERSIAVTEIAEKLGWTLQRVDNTIAQLENMGYIQKREIISSSCGMGGCSGCSCYKGTDCQRCQLISEDLYSWVITDRGKSALH; translated from the coding sequence ATGTTGAGTGAAGTTTTAAAGATAATGGACCAAGAACGCTCAATCGCTGTTACGGAAATCGCTGAGAAGTTGGGTTGGACGCTCCAACGCGTTGATAATACAATAGCTCAACTGGAAAACATGGGATATATTCAAAAAAGAGAAATCATATCTTCCTCGTGCGGAATGGGAGGCTGTTCGGGCTGTTCCTGTTATAAGGGAACAGATTGTCAGAGGTGTCAATTGATATCTGAGGATCTCTATTCCTGGGTAATTACGGACAGGGGAAAAAGCGCGCTTCACTAA